GAGGCAAAAGTGTTGTCTATTACAGTCACCATATCTCGCGATTTTGCGATACCGGATATGGCATGCATATCGGTAATCGTCAATAACGGGTTCGACGGAGTTTCTATGTAGATCACTTTGGTATCAGGCCGAATCAAAGATTCAAAATCTTCGGCAGTCAGACTTTTGGTAAAGGAATATTCAATACCAAACTTATCACATTCTTCAACAATAAAGTTATAGGTACCCCCATATAATGTTTTTTGTAAAACAATATGATCTCCTTTATTTAAAAAGGCAAGTAGTGTTGTACTTACAGCTGCCATTCCGGAACCAAAAATCAGTGCACTTTCCGTCTTTTCCAGTGCCGCAATTTTCTTACATAACGCTTCCTGATTCGGTGTGTTAAAATAGCGCGGATACCGCTTTACATCTACCCCTTCAAAAGCATATGACGAAGATAAATATACAGGAGAAATAGCCCCTTTGAACTGTTCATCTTTAATCTCGCCTACATGGGTACAGATCGTATTGATGCCTAATTTTTTTGTATTGCTCATCCGAAAAATGTTTTAAAGCGAATTTACAAAATCAACATCAAACCTGCGTTGTTTTCCACTTCCCTTTTTTAAAATACCAAATTCCGATGGCAGCTATCAATATTTCGGCAGAAGTAATTGCCCAAAATACGCCTGCGGGCCCGAAATCCAAATAAATCGACGTCAAATAGGCAAAGGGTAGTTGAAATAAGAAAAAGCATACAAAATTAATATACGTAGGTGTTTTTGTATCTCCGGCTCCGTTGAAAGCTTGAATGATTACCATACCGTAAGCATAGAAAATATATCCTGCCGCAATTACCTGTAAACACAGCGATCCGTTTTTGACAACTACCGGATTATCGCTAAACCAGCTTAAAAAACCGGAAGCAAAAAAGATGTAAATCAAAGAAACCAGCCCCATAAACACCGCGCAGTATTTTCCTGTCTTCCAGACAGAAGATGCCGCTCTGTCCGGTTTTTGTGCGCCCAGATTTTGCCCAACCAGCGTTGCGGCAGCATTACTCATGCCCCAAGCGGGCATTAGGGTAAACATCATGATACGAATAGCTATGGTGTAGCCTGCAAGCACTTCGCTACCAAATTCAGACATGATACGCATTAAGAATACCCAACTGGCTGTGGCAATAAAAAATTGGAAAATCCCGCCAATAGACACCTTGATTAAGTTTAGCATGATAGCAACTCTGATGATCATATCTTTGAAAGCCAATTTAATTTTTCCGGCACCATAGAATAAGATAATTAACTGTGCAACCACTGCAACACCCCTTCCGGTAGTAGTTGCAATAGCTGCCCCTTCTACTCCGTAGGCCGGTATCGGGCCAAATCCAAATATAAACATAGGATCTAAAATAATGTTCAGCCCATTTGACAGAATAAGCGTCCACATGGCAATAGAGGCGTCTCCGGCCCCCCTGAAAACCGCATTGATCAGGAATAATAGCATGACTGTTATATTTCCGCCCAACAGTACTTGCGTATACCCGTAGCCTTCTTCTATAAGATTCGTATCACCTCCCATTATTGACAGTATTTCTTTGGGATACAAAATGCCAATGACACTAATGATCAAGGCGACAAATACACCCAAAAAAACCACCTGGGCAGCAGCCTGATTTGCTCCTTCCGTATCTTTTTCGCCGGTTCTCCTGGCTACAATTGCCGTGGCAGCCATACTCAAACCTATGGCTACGGCATACACCAACGTCAACACGGATTCGGTAAGACCTACCGTTGCAACTGCATTTTCACTAATTCGGGATACAAAAATAATGTCTACCAAAGCAAAAATGGATTCCATCAACATTTCCAGAATCATCGGGATAGAGAGCATAAAAACAGCTCTGCGAATGCTTCCTGTAGTAAAATCTTTTTGCTTGCCGGATACTGCGTCCTTAAAAAGCAAAAGAAACTTTATCATACTGTTTTGGTTGATTGTTGACATTTTTTAGATTTTTAATAAGTAATTCTATGGATTATCCCCGGTCGTAAGAAAACGACTACTTTTAACTATGTAGATTTACAATCGTTACCCGCAAATATGCAAAAAATATTTTAACCTGTATTGCTGATAATAATTTCAATATCTTCGTTTTATGATTTCAGTAGCAATAGTTGGCCATGGAAATATAGGAACTCATTTATATAATGTTTTTTCCACTGCTAATCATGTTAAAGTTATTCATATTAGTCCCAGAGATTTATCTGCCTTAAAAGAGATTGATATAACTTTTATTGCAGTTCCCGATAATGTGATAGGTAAAATTTCGAGTCAGATAAAAAATTCTTTCGTCGTACATACTTCAGGTAGTGTCAATGTATCGGATCTTAAAAATTCGGGAAGAAAAGGTGTATTTTACCCTTTACAAACATTTACCAAGGGAAAGGCTGTTGATTTTTCCGATGTCCCCATTTGCGTGGAAGCTGAAAATCACCAGGACTTGATTTTATTAGAGAAACTGGCAAAAATAATTAGCAATCGTATTTATCATATACATTCCGAACAACGAAAATACATTCATATAGCAGCGGTTTTTGTCAATAATTTTGTAAATCATTTGTATACTATCGCTCATGATATCTGTAAAGAACATGAAATTCCTTATGATATGCTACGGCCATTAATTAAAGAAACAGCCGATAAAATTAATAAGCTGTCTCCTGCGGAAGCTCAAACCGGGCCTGCAAAAAGAAATGACATCTTTACCATCCAAAATCATTTAAATTTGTTAAACCGACATCAACAAGAAATATATACCAAACTCACAGCATCTATTCAAAATTATGGAAAAAAGCTATAAATTATACCTATCTCAAATCGATACTTTTATTTTTGATGTCGATGGTGTTCTTACTAACGGAACCGTAACCATAATGCCTGACGGTGAACTGGTCAGACAAATGAATATTAAGGACGGATATGCTTTAAAAACTGCTATTTATAAGGGATATAGGATATACATCATTTCAGGGGGAACTAATGAAGGGGTTAGAACGCGGTTAAAAAATCTTGGAATGACTGATATTTTTTTAGGCGTCCATGATAAAATCAAACAATACTTTGAATTGGTTAACAGGGATGACTTACATTCGGAAAATGTACTGTATATGGGAGATGATATTCCGGATTACCCTGTAATGAAAGTAGTTGGGATGCCTTGTTGCCCCAATGATGCAGTACCGGAAATACAAAAAATTTCCAAATATGTTTCAAATAAAAAGGGCGGAGAAGGTTGTGTTCGTGACATCATAGAACAGGTAATGCGTGTACAAGAAAAATGGGATTCCTGTTTTGATGCGAAATATGATTGAATCAACTCCTGTTTTTAACCGGTATTACCCGATAAAAGAAACGGTAATTATATCTATTTAGATGTAAATACCTTTAAATAAGTATTTTATGAAAAGTATAATCTCAAATAATGCTAAAAAATTCCATATAAAACCGTAATTTGTTGTCCAATAGTTGTCCAGGAATTTGTATCTCTTGGGAAAGAGAAGAAACACAACCCAAAGGAAAACAAATTATGGTGACTATCAAAGCGACCCTCAAAAAGAACCAAGATAAGTCAGGAAAATACCCACTCGTCATTAGAATTACCAAAGACCGTAAGTCTGTTTTTATCAATACCAATCAACGGATTGATGCCAAACATTGGGATAATACCCAGCACCGAGTGAAAAAATCACACCCGACCAGTCAACGCCTCAATCGTCAAATCGCCGATGTGCACGATTATGCCCTTACCATTCTCCAAACGAATCCACACATCACGGCTTTGCAAATCAAACAGCAATACCAAGCGCAAACGCAAGCCACCGAACTTGCTACCAGAATCAAAACCATTACGAGGAACCTCAATCGACATCTAGAAAAAATCCAGGAAAAAGCAGGCATTGAGAAGAAACTCTCTATGCATATTGCTCACCATACCTTTGAGAGTTTGGCGGGCGGGAGTATTCCCGTCCAGGTCCTCCAGAAGCTATATCGTCATTTCTCAATTACTACGACGGTAAACTATCAACGGAACTTTATTCACGAAGAAACCGATGAAGCCCTCGAAAAGGTGGTGAATTTTTAGCGGTCAAAAGGACGACTTGGTTTGATTTTTGCTATTTTTGAGTATAATTATGGATGATATGACCACTATAACGATTAACATACGAGAAGACCTTACAAAAAGTTTGAATCTCAAAAAAGAGTACGCCACTCTAGCTGAGGCGCATCGAGCTTTGGGTGAAGCGCGGAAGTTTATTCCGAATTTACCGCGTGAAGAAGCGGTTGAGTCAATTGAATACCAAGCTGATAAGATTATTGTCTATCGGAAAGATGGACAGTTTGAAATTCATGCTCCGATGATTGATGATGAAACCGGAGAGGTATTTGATTTGGATTTTCGTCCAATTCCAGAGTCCGAACTCACTCCAGACATACTGAAAAAAGCTGAAGAAGCTCACAGACAGATTAAAGAAAATCCTGAATCATTTCGGAGTGTTTAATGGAAGTTTTTGAGTCTGAATCGGTTATAAAATACCTTACCAAGAGAAGTATCACCAAACAGTATAGAAAGGCAAAACAGCATATTATGGCAGGGAATGCCAAAAGTGTTTTGCTGAAGCCAAGACAACCAAAGAATAGTGGTATTTATCAATTTAGAATTACACGTAAATACAGAGCGTTTGCCGTGAAAGAAAACAATTCGTTATTTGTTTTTGAAATTTCTGATCACCAAAACTAGTCGAACAGAATAAATCGCAAGACCATTCCGCAAGTATGCAAAGGGCGAGTATTTTAATGCATATCTTTGCCCACTTGGTAGGGGCAAGCCCCTCAAGATCCCCAAAATATTTGACAATATTTTTCTGTCTTATGATACTATTGCCACAAGCCAAGGACGGAAAAAATCTTGCGCCTCTTCAATTTCAGGTATAACGGTTAAAAAATTATGGATTACATCATGGTA
This window of the Flavobacteriaceae bacterium genome carries:
- a CDS encoding MATE family efflux transporter, which gives rise to MSTINQNSMIKFLLLFKDAVSGKQKDFTTGSIRRAVFMLSIPMILEMLMESIFALVDIIFVSRISENAVATVGLTESVLTLVYAVAIGLSMAATAIVARRTGEKDTEGANQAAAQVVFLGVFVALIISVIGILYPKEILSIMGGDTNLIEEGYGYTQVLLGGNITVMLLFLINAVFRGAGDASIAMWTLILSNGLNIILDPMFIFGFGPIPAYGVEGAAIATTTGRGVAVVAQLIILFYGAGKIKLAFKDMIIRVAIMLNLIKVSIGGIFQFFIATASWVFLMRIMSEFGSEVLAGYTIAIRIMMFTLMPAWGMSNAAATLVGQNLGAQKPDRAASSVWKTGKYCAVFMGLVSLIYIFFASGFLSWFSDNPVVVKNGSLCLQVIAAGYIFYAYGMVIIQAFNGAGDTKTPTYINFVCFFLFQLPFAYLTSIYLDFGPAGVFWAITSAEILIAAIGIWYFKKGKWKTTQV
- a CDS encoding DUF2520 domain-containing protein, which gives rise to MISVAIVGHGNIGTHLYNVFSTANHVKVIHISPRDLSALKEIDITFIAVPDNVIGKISSQIKNSFVVHTSGSVNVSDLKNSGRKGVFYPLQTFTKGKAVDFSDVPICVEAENHQDLILLEKLAKIISNRIYHIHSEQRKYIHIAAVFVNNFVNHLYTIAHDICKEHEIPYDMLRPLIKETADKINKLSPAEAQTGPAKRNDIFTIQNHLNLLNRHQQEIYTKLTASIQNYGKKL
- a CDS encoding HAD hydrolase family protein → MEKSYKLYLSQIDTFIFDVDGVLTNGTVTIMPDGELVRQMNIKDGYALKTAIYKGYRIYIISGGTNEGVRTRLKNLGMTDIFLGVHDKIKQYFELVNRDDLHSENVLYMGDDIPDYPVMKVVGMPCCPNDAVPEIQKISKYVSNKKGGEGCVRDIIEQVMRVQEKWDSCFDAKYD
- a CDS encoding tyrosine-type recombinase/integrase, which gives rise to MVTIKATLKKNQDKSGKYPLVIRITKDRKSVFINTNQRIDAKHWDNTQHRVKKSHPTSQRLNRQIADVHDYALTILQTNPHITALQIKQQYQAQTQATELATRIKTITRNLNRHLEKIQEKAGIEKKLSMHIAHHTFESLAGGSIPVQVLQKLYRHFSITTTVNYQRNFIHEETDEALEKVVNF